The genomic window GACCACAGCGACGTCGGCACGTTCGCGCAGGTCGTCGAGGTAGCGGCGCAGAGCGCTTTCGGCTTCGCGACGGCGCATCTCGTTGGCCACCTGCGACTTGATCTCGGCAAACGGCGGCGCCGAGTCCTGCTCCACCTCGATCACCTCCAGCACGTGAAAGCCGGTGCCCGAACGGGTCGGTTCCGTAATCGTACCTGCCGGCTGGCCGAGGACACTGCGCACCACCGTCGGTCCGAGATAGTCGCTGAGCTTCCCGACCGGCAGCAACGTGTCGGGAACGGGCGAGATCTCGGCGTCGCCGAGGGTCGCACGCACACTCGCAAAGTCCTCGCCGGCCCGCAGCCGGCGCGCCGCCTCGCTGGCGCGTGCCTGCAGCGCAGCGGTGTCGGCGCCGGGCGGCGTCCGCACCCATACCTGCCGCAGCCGCAGCCGGCCCGGTCGGGTGAAGAAATCCAGATGGGTGCGGTAGTAGGCCTCCAACTCGTCGTCGCCCGGCTGCAAGTCGGCGTACTCGGCAACCACCGAGTCGATGACCGCCGTGCTCAGATCTTTGCGCACCTTCC from Candidatus Binatia bacterium includes these protein-coding regions:
- a CDS encoding peptidylprolyl isomerase — protein: MEPEPHDASGRRPLLVLAAGAAAGMIMAAWGLIGPGASGGTALPAGIVARVNGVSIAAADYERVLAALAQDRRNQLQPGDRTLVLNRLIDEELLVQRGLDLGFAQHDGKVRKDLSTAVIDSVVAEYADLQPGDDELEAYYRTHLDFFTRPGRLRLRQVWVRTPPGADTAALQARASEAARRLRAGEDFASVRATLGDAEISPVPDTLLPVGKLSDYLGPTVVRSVLGQPAGTITEPTRSGTGFHVLEVIEVEQDSAPPFAEIKSQVANEMRRREAESALRRYLDDLRERADVAVVETLP